In Deltaproteobacteria bacterium, a single genomic region encodes these proteins:
- a CDS encoding type II toxin-antitoxin system Phd/YefM family antitoxin gives MTTVTIEEAQADLAELIHQLQPAEEILITENNQPVARLILTPPAIRPRKPRQPGTLKGTVTYMAPDFDAPLDDFREYME, from the coding sequence ATGACCACAGTCACTATTGAAGAAGCGCAAGCGGATCTCGCGGAATTGATTCATCAGCTTCAGCCCGCTGAAGAAATTCTCATCACTGAAAACAACCAGCCTGTTGCACGGTTAATCCTCACGCCGCCAGCGATTCGTCCACGGAAGCCACGTCAGCCGGGCACGCTTAAAGGGACGGTGACGTACATGGCCCCGGACTTCGATGCGCCACTGGACGACTTTCGGGAGTATATGGAGTGA
- a CDS encoding PQQ-dependent dehydrogenase, methanol/ethanol family, whose product MRQRWLWRALSPALLLALALHGNAHAQNGKKTYDLKPVTQERLLKGSNDPSAWLMYGGNYQSWRFSPLKDINRQNVKKLAPAWIFQTGIPGQLEASPIIADGILYLTASYNHAYALDAVTGDPIWKYDHPLPDDMRVCCGPTNRGVAIADDKVFMATLDARLVALDRKTGAVAWNVKIEEYANGYSSTVAPLVVKNKVIVGVAGGEYGIRGFIDAYDVATGERKWRRHTTPQAGEKGVETWAGDSWKNGGGPTWITGSYDPEQDVLYWAAGNTSPDWNGDVREGDNLYTDSVLAMNPDTGEVKWHFQFTPHDVWDYDGNTDLFLVNVERSGKTIKALAQPNRNGFMYVLDRTTGAYLHGAQYVDKLNWAKGLDEKGRPIVDLQFVPQQDGKEWICPGAPGGKNSSYTAAYSPQTKLMYVPVIESCMQMKKAAATFIQGIPYWGGGWEGSQADDQSSYGHFSAIDPTTGAIKWRHTEAYPLLGGTLTTAGGLVFTGNQEGHALAFNDATGEVLWKFQTGGSVRGQPASYKIGGRQYIAMPSGGGGIIATIAGEPPLASKGSALVVFALP is encoded by the coding sequence CACGGAAACGCGCACGCGCAGAACGGCAAGAAAACCTATGACCTGAAACCCGTCACCCAGGAACGCCTGTTAAAAGGCTCCAACGATCCCTCGGCGTGGCTGATGTACGGCGGCAACTACCAGAGTTGGCGGTTCAGCCCGCTCAAAGACATCAATCGCCAGAACGTAAAAAAGCTCGCGCCAGCCTGGATTTTTCAGACCGGCATCCCCGGCCAACTCGAAGCCTCGCCAATCATCGCGGATGGTATCCTCTACCTCACCGCGTCCTACAACCATGCCTACGCATTGGACGCGGTCACCGGTGATCCCATCTGGAAATATGATCATCCTCTCCCGGACGACATGCGCGTGTGCTGCGGCCCCACCAATCGCGGCGTGGCCATCGCCGACGACAAGGTTTTTATGGCTACGCTCGACGCCAGGCTGGTGGCACTCGACCGTAAGACCGGTGCGGTGGCTTGGAACGTAAAAATCGAAGAGTACGCCAACGGGTACAGCTCAACTGTGGCTCCGCTCGTCGTCAAGAACAAAGTCATCGTCGGTGTCGCCGGCGGAGAATATGGCATTCGCGGGTTTATCGACGCGTACGATGTCGCTACCGGCGAACGGAAATGGCGCCGCCATACGACTCCACAAGCTGGAGAGAAAGGCGTGGAAACCTGGGCAGGCGACTCCTGGAAGAACGGCGGCGGCCCCACCTGGATCACCGGCTCCTACGACCCCGAGCAGGATGTCCTCTACTGGGCGGCGGGCAATACTTCGCCAGACTGGAACGGCGATGTCCGTGAAGGCGATAACCTCTATACCGACTCGGTGCTGGCCATGAACCCCGACACTGGCGAGGTCAAATGGCATTTCCAGTTCACGCCGCATGATGTGTGGGACTACGACGGCAATACCGACCTGTTCCTGGTCAACGTCGAGCGCAGCGGCAAGACGATCAAAGCCCTGGCCCAGCCCAATCGCAACGGGTTTATGTACGTACTGGACCGTACCACCGGCGCTTACCTCCACGGCGCACAATATGTGGACAAGCTCAACTGGGCCAAAGGACTTGACGAGAAAGGTCGGCCCATCGTCGATCTGCAATTCGTCCCGCAGCAAGATGGCAAAGAATGGATCTGCCCTGGCGCTCCCGGCGGTAAGAACAGTTCGTACACTGCCGCGTACAGCCCACAGACCAAGCTCATGTACGTCCCGGTCATCGAAAGCTGCATGCAGATGAAAAAAGCGGCAGCCACCTTCATCCAAGGCATTCCGTATTGGGGCGGCGGCTGGGAGGGCTCCCAAGCCGACGACCAATCTTCTTACGGACATTTCTCGGCCATCGACCCCACGACCGGCGCGATCAAATGGCGGCACACCGAAGCCTATCCTCTCCTCGGCGGCACGCTCACCACTGCCGGAGGGCTGGTGTTTACCGGCAACCAGGAAGGACACGCCTTGGCGTTTAACGACGCGACCGGAGAGGTATTGTGGAAATTCCAGACTGGCGGGTCGGTGCGTGGACAGCCTGCCTCTTATAAAATCGGCGGACGGCAATACATCGCCATGCCCAGCGGCGGCGGCGGCATCATCGCCACCATCGCAGGCGAACCTCCGCTGGCCAGCAAAGGCAGCGCACTCGTGGTGTTCGCGTTGCCATAA
- a CDS encoding type II toxin-antitoxin system VapC family toxin, translating into MRVLLDTHAVLWWVDQDQFLSAAAHATITDPTNDLVLSAATIWEIAIKVGLKKLSLSLPYRQWLTQAIADLDASILPVTIAYADRQLRLPPHHGDPFDRLLIAQALVENIPLVSIDAVFDRYGVARLW; encoded by the coding sequence GTGAGGGTATTGCTCGACACCCATGCCGTGCTTTGGTGGGTAGATCAGGATCAGTTCCTGAGCGCTGCGGCTCATGCCACGATTACCGACCCCACTAACGATCTGGTGCTCAGCGCGGCAACGATTTGGGAAATCGCCATCAAAGTGGGACTGAAAAAGTTGTCCCTCTCGCTTCCCTACCGACAGTGGCTGACGCAAGCAATCGCGGATTTAGACGCCTCCATTCTTCCCGTTACCATTGCCTATGCGGATAGGCAGCTCAGACTCCCTCCCCACCACGGAGACCCCTTCGACCGGTTACTCATCGCCCAAGCCTTGGTCGAGAACATCCCGTTGGTCAGCATCGACGCCGTCTTTGATCGCTACGGTGTTGCTCGCCTCTGGTGA